One genomic segment of Brassica napus cultivar Da-Ae chromosome A3, Da-Ae, whole genome shotgun sequence includes these proteins:
- the BNAA02G29440D gene encoding protein GL2-INTERACTING REPRESSOR 1 — protein MSRRSPKPEMKLNLSPPTSSRRRVVRSPSRSATTSPTSPQSSCVSSEMNQDDQSVRYSTSPETSSMVLVGCPRCLMYVMLSQDDPKCPKCKSTVLLDFNHENASNANAPAASSSGRKTRRN, from the coding sequence ATGAGTCGAAGAAGTCCAAAGCCCGAGATGAAGCTGAATCTTTCGCCGCCTACGTCAAGCAGGAGGAGGGTTGTTCGATCTCCAAGCCGCTCTGCGACAACATCACCTACGTCACCGCAAAGCTCGTGTGTCTCTTCGGAGATGAACCAGGACGATCAGTCTGTGAGGTACTCGACAAGTCCAGAGACAAGCTCGATGGTTCTTGTCGGGTGTCCTCGTTGTCTCATGTACGTTATGCTCTCACAAGACGACCCTAAATGCCCTAAATGCAAAAGCACCGTTCTTCTTGATTTCAACCATGAAAACGCCTCAAACGCCAACGCTCCAGCCGCTTCTTCCTCTGGTCGCAAGACTCGGAGGAACTGA